The Thermoclostridium stercorarium subsp. stercorarium DSM 8532 genome contains a region encoding:
- a CDS encoding PHP domain-containing protein, translating into MKYFKFDTHVHTSETSPCGKVDAKTVVQLYKKAGYHGIVITDHYIREYFEGLPHLSWNQKIDEYLKGYFTALEEGRKTGLRVLLGIELRFDENSNDYLVYGFDPDFLYRNPKLYEMGLKNFRKLIENTPILLYQAHPFRPMITPAEPQYLHGVEVYNGNPRHNSYNEKAYEYAEKYGLKMLAGSDFHQMQDTARGGIALGEAPENSRELAEMLSENKIIEFITTP; encoded by the coding sequence CCCTGTGGGAAGGTGGACGCAAAAACCGTTGTGCAATTATATAAAAAAGCGGGTTACCACGGTATCGTCATTACAGATCATTATATACGGGAATATTTTGAAGGGCTGCCGCATCTGAGCTGGAACCAAAAAATAGATGAGTACCTGAAGGGCTATTTTACCGCTCTTGAAGAGGGCAGGAAAACAGGGCTTAGAGTCCTGCTCGGAATAGAACTCAGATTTGACGAAAACAGCAATGACTATCTTGTTTACGGTTTTGACCCGGATTTTCTCTACCGGAATCCAAAGCTGTACGAAATGGGCTTAAAAAATTTCAGAAAACTTATAGAAAATACACCCATACTTCTTTACCAGGCCCATCCGTTCAGGCCGATGATAACGCCTGCCGAGCCGCAATATTTACACGGTGTTGAAGTATATAACGGCAATCCAAGGCATAACTCATACAACGAAAAAGCCTACGAATATGCCGAGAAATACGGCCTTAAAATGCTTGCGGGCTCAGACTTCCATCAGATGCAGGACACTGCGCGCGGCGGCATTGCACTGGGTGAGGCGCCGGAAAACTCACGGGAGCTGGCCGAAATGCTCAGCGAAAATAAAATCATCGAATTCATAACAACGCCGTGA